The Salminus brasiliensis chromosome 3, fSalBra1.hap2, whole genome shotgun sequence genome contains a region encoding:
- the cited4a gene encoding cbp/p300-interacting transactivator 4a, giving the protein MADHMMMPMNHGSTGGGLHGYRMGMNGHPQHAGQPGLRGLPNGQMMHYSRGPQGSMEAAMRQRTGMGPVMNGQVGGQMGAGHHHQMQTGGMMYGGGNQQQGAHLQAQHHMHPQNPQQHPQQHPQQHPQQHPQQHPQQHPQQYMSGGGLSSSQQLMASMHLQKLNTQYHGLPLGPGSGHHMGNGAQYRMVPGQLAGMQMGMGGPALALNVMDTDLIDEEVLTSLVLELGLDRVQELPELFLGQNEFDFFSDFVCKQQPSTVSC; this is encoded by the coding sequence ATGGCTGATCACATGATGATGCCCATGAATCACGGCTCGACCGGAGGAGGCCTGCACGGGTACCGCATGGGGATGAATGGACACCCCCAGCACGCGGGCCAGCCGGGCCTGCGTGGCCTTCCCAACGGGCAGATGATGCACTACAGCAGAGGCCCGCAGGGGTCCATGGAGGCGGCCATGAGGCAGCGGACCGGGATGGGGCCCGTGATGAACGGCCAGGTCGGCGGTCAGATGGGGGCCGGGCACCATCATCAAATGCAGACAGGCGGCATGATGTACGGAGGCGGCAACCAACAGCAGGGAGCACACCTTCAGGCGCAGCACCACATGCATCCACAGAATCCCCAGCAGCACCCGCAGCAGCACCCACAACAGCACCCGCAACAGCACCCGCAGCAGCACCCACAGCAGCACCCACAACAGTATATGAGCGGAGGTGGTCTGAGTTCATCACAGCAGCTTATGGCCAGCATGCACCTTCAGAAACTTAACACCCAGTATCATGGCCTTCCACTTGGGCCAGGCAGCGGACACCACATGGGAAACGGGGCTCAGTACAGGATGGTTCCAGGCCAGTTGGCAGGCATGCAGATGGGCATGGGCGGTCCAGCGTTGGCCCTCAATGTCATGGACACGGACTTGATCGACGAGGAGGTTCTCACATCTCTTGTTCTAGAACTGGGTCTGGATAGGGTTCAGGAGCTCCCAGAGCTCTTTCTAGGTCAGAACGAGTTTGACTTCTTCTCAGACTTTGTGTGCAAGCAGCAGCCTAGCACCGTCAGCTGCTGA